In Arctopsyche grandis isolate Sample6627 chromosome 13, ASM5162203v2, whole genome shotgun sequence, one DNA window encodes the following:
- the LOC143921121 gene encoding uncharacterized protein LOC143921121: MGSLERAMLTGFICRLCSEMHKVVTHIYGEAGRAMRLSHKINKYLPVNVSHSDPLPKTICDSCLNRLESQHKLVSQIELVKQRLIKPRKTKPPMKKKKRRN; this comes from the exons ATGGGGTCTCTGGAGCGCGCGATGCTGACCGGCTTCATCTGCCGACTCTGCTCGGAAATGCACAAAGTAGTGACGCACATATACGGGGAAGCGGGACGCGCCATGAGACTATCGCATAAAATCAACAAGTACCTCCCTGTCAAC GTTTCGCACTCGGATCCCCTGCCCAAGACGATATGTGACTCTTGTTTGAACCGTCTCGAGTCGCAGCACAAGCTCGTGTCCCAAATCGAGCTGGTGAAACAGCGGCTTATCAAGCCGCGCAAAACCAAGCCAccaatgaagaagaagaagaggagAAATTAG